The nucleotide sequence TGCTTCCAaattttcgccattcaaactcacatcccaactaacctgtccctttacTAAAACAAATAACCTTGACTTTatttacatatactctcaacttcctcctttcacacacttttgctGATTTTATAGTATCATGAGTATGTTATTGTGTTTTTTAGGAGAAGAGATTTCATTGGAATATGTTGAGAGTCCATAATGAGGCAGGGCTGGACTGATGCAGTAAGAGTGgattttctttcatatctatCATTGTTAGTTCCTCTGGGTCTTTTGATTCACTGGGTTGAAGAAAGAGTcagttttcagtttttctttctgTGATTAGCttagtgatggtggtatgtaAAGTTTGGATTTGTTCTCTAATTTCAGGTGATAGTGAGGGGTTGTGTCTTGagctggtttctttgctttatgaaATTAGAAATTTGTGTTACATTTCTCGTGTGTCCTTTGTCATGTGCTTTTTGCTTGACTTCTGTGGCAGGAAGTAAGTATACACACACCCTTCGTGCCCACAGTGCTATTACCTTAACAAAGACACTGCGTGCTTACTACTTGATTGCCCTGCTCTCTCTGAACACTGATCTACACACATTGCTATACCCTATAATGTATAGCCAAGATTGGTGGACATGGCCAGGttcttgagtgctgcaggagcctcataaagacaaaagggactcctggggcaggaaggaagtagtaagtatgtatatacttgcatacatacatacctcgtTAATATCCTTTGAAATCCCAGTTCTATGATGGTCTCTAATCCATTAATAGGATTCTGAAGAAGGTCAAACGCTCTGTGAAATGTACATGGCAGACCACCTGCTGTCTGTAAGTAAAGCAGTGTGAGATGAAGTTTTAAACACAAGCATATATTGTATTTCAGAGGACTATGTACACAAGTATAAAGTCATATGTACTTTGAAAGGGAATAGATTATTAATAATAAAATTTCTGCACACACTGCCCTTAAGTGTATTAGAGAACAATTATACTATTGTAAAATGAGCATCCACTTACCTCTCGAAAACGTTTACAGAGCTTTTTGTCGATTGTGCCATTAGTGTCCAATGCACCAAAAACTAGGCCATCTGCTCCAGCTGTTTTTAATGTCTCTGCATCATTCAGAATTACCTCAGCTTCACCATCTGAATACACCATAGGACCCCCTCGTGGACGTATCATACAAAACCTATAACATGATAATATGTGTACTGAAAAAATACTGATTGGGTTTTTCAGACTTTCAAACATTTCTTCACCAAATGTCCCAGACTGTGGAAGCCCTATCAGAATCATTTTACCACAACTAAAGATAAGGAACTGTGTGTAGACTTTTGTATGCTGTGGATAATAATGGAAATCTGAAATCTTCAAGAACTATGTATTACGGTTATTTTTAGAAGACCTGCAGGTAATACAATGCAGCTTTTGAAGAGACAGGCATTTCTTTGGCCTTCTTAGCCACTGTTTTCCCTTGCAGGATCTACTGGCTAATCATGATAAGTTTTACAGCATCAAGGACAGAGTTTCTCCTTAAATGAAAAACATATCAAACCGGCATTTGTAAAGCAGTAAGTGACAGAATGCTCAGTCTATCTTGAACTTGGACTTTCCTCTATCCCTTGGACAAAGGCAGATGAAATCACTTTTCCTTAGGCCTTGCATCCAATTCAATGGGATTTGGTGAGATTTATCCATGTTGAattcatcctccctccatcatgtaATTGTGGAAAGTTTGCTTAGTCTCCACAGATTTTTATCCATACCTGTCATCATAGGTTGCAGTGAGTGGTTATCACTGGAAAATACTGAACACTGAACTTGTCATAATCAACCAATGCTTTTGGACTGATCAACCTTTTCTTCTTGTATACACAAGAAAAGTAAAAGTTGCCAAACATTTGATGACTAACCTCCATACACAGTCGCCAACAATGCATCCATTTCCTTGACAGTAGAAATTGCTGGCTACCGAGGTGATTTATTTTAGAGAAAATATAATAGTCTGCTATTTGGTTTAGAAACCAGTTTTGTTCATCTTTTGTTTGCAGACCTGCTGAGGAAGTTGCCAGATGCATGACAACAAAGCTCCGTACACAGTTGCAAGTAATTCATCAGTTTTAttggcaaaatgaaaaaaaagactatataaTGATAAAGCATTTTAGAGTTGAGATAACTTTGTGTATCGGTTTCCATTTTGAGATAGTGTAATCATGAAAAAGGTTTCCATTTTGAGATAGTGTAATCATGAAAAAAAGTATAATCTGTTAACATACACTTCCACATGCTTGCTGATACGGTTTTTGACACCAGCAAGAAGGCCAGGTGTTGGAGTTAGGCCACCCTCTGAGAGTGCTAAGCATAACTCTAAGCGATCTGCTCCTCCTTCAGCAGCTGCTATGGCTGACTCTAGAGAATCgacacacacctccagctgtcGTCCAGTCATCCTGATAGATATTAAGAAGGTTAGTTTTTGGGAAGACAATATACTGTATGTGCTTCTCTCTTTCTCATGATCAACAACAGTGTATGCATAAATGAAGAGAATACAAGATGAAAATGCTTGAAATAAGCAAAGAAAAAATGCGAAGAGCTGAGAATAAAAATGCTGGCAAAGAAATAATGGAATCTCATAGAAGGGAAAGTGATATAAAGCACAGAACACATCGCAAAAGTCATATTCTCATACGAGTAAAGAACAAACAATTTGGATCAACCTTTTAACATGGAAGAAAAAGCGACTTAAGAAAATATGCATGATGCTGATTGACTAGTATGAATTATAATTCACTTTAAGATATAAAAAACTTTGAATGATGAAAGATTTATCAGTAAGATAAGAATACCAGTACATATAGCCACTGTAAGCAGAatcaaatgaattaaacaacagACCAATTTCGAAAACTTAGCAACAGAAGCTGATAGAATTAAATCTATTTTAAAAGTCTAGGGAAACCAGTGATGCTTCTGATGAGATGAAGCACTGATCAAATTTAGCAAGTTTCCACAAAATGGCATTTctaatacatatacattaaagaGGAGCTAAGCTAACATCAAAGCAGTATACACCATTCAGCCCTACATCACTTATGTAATTAAAATTATTGAAAGAATGGTAAAATACAAATACTTGGAAATTTGATCAACAAcagttatagatatagatatgaaggCCGACATGAATTTGTGTCATGTAAAAGTACACACACAAATCACTAAAGTAGCCTTTATGAAACTTTTGCCACTCTTAGTTTACTAGAACAAGATTTATGGAAATAGCAAGAAAACATAATGCACACTTTCTCAAAGCATATAACAAATAAACCACAGTTTTACTAAAGATTAGTGAGACAAAATATTAAAGGTAAGATATGAAGATGGGTCAAAGAGTCTTTAACCAAGTGGAAATTTAATTATTAACAAATGCAATCATGTCTAATGAATAGGACATTCTCTTGAAGGTGCTACAAGAAACGGCTTCCCATCACTGCTGACAGTGCTAAAGTATCTGTAATAATTTTAAGACTTTCCCTTCCTTTTGGAAGCATGCCTTAAtgtagcccatccctaagaaaggagactgctcTAACCCTTCCAACTTTTGCCCCATTCCTCTCAATTCTGGTTTCTCCATAGTTTATAAAACTCTTCTtgactttcttaaaaaaaaacctGGAATTCCAATCCTGTCTTTCTGATCTCCAGTAAGGATTTCACAATGTAGGGTTGAGCGGTACTCTTCAATGTGACTCATTTCCTTGGTCCTCTCTCAAAGATTTTAGTGAAAAAATTTTCTGAGCcctcaacatctccaaagcatttgtcAGGATTGAATAAGTTCGCTTTTTAAAAAtaccttcctttggtttttctgtttctctctggcTGTTCCATTGCAATAGTCATTAATAAGGCAACTTCCCCTTTCTATCCtatcagtggtgttcctcaaggttctgtcctattacactctctctcttctcccaataAGTGATATTCTCTCTTCTACTTTTAATTCTACTCACATGTATGCTAataattccactttacatacatcACTTCAGTTTTCCTTCACTCTTCCTAATACTCATTCACTTTCTtatactgaacatatttcctctctcaatttGGTCATAAGCAACATCTCAGAAAGGAGGAACAGTGACTTAGTTAAATTTTACAGTGTTAAAACAATTTCTCCCTATGTCTATATCTGTTCAAATTCAAAATACTACCATTCAACCctttaataacataaacatgggTATAAGCATATTTTTCTTGTGACCAGCTACTTCAGCTGTTTTATTCATCCCAGTATAAATTACCACTTGCACAACTGGGGTGGCTCTTCCTTCACGTCTCTCTTAACCAgagtagaatcaaaagccttccacttAATTCTTTAAGCATCACTTTTCATCAATCATACATTTTGTATGCAGCAATTTTACTGCTTTTTTCTCAGTTCTATGTGTATTATTTAGCCCACTCCTCTCATGAGCTGTCTACGTTTCCCAGCCTTCAAGGCTTGAACTCATGGCACATGTCTGGTTGCTCCTTTCCACAATTTCTACAAATATAGAAATGGTC is from Panulirus ornatus isolate Po-2019 chromosome 57, ASM3632096v1, whole genome shotgun sequence and encodes:
- the LOC139766250 gene encoding copper homeostasis protein cutC homolog isoform X2, whose product is MTGRQLEVCVDSLESAIAAAEGGADRLELCLALSEGGLTPTPGLLAGVKNRISKHVEVFCMIRPRGGPMVYSDGEAEVILNDAETLKTAGADGLVFGALDTNGTIDKKLCKRFRETAGGLPCTFHRAFDLLQNPINGLETIIELGFQRILTSGGKATALEGCNNLAQLVTAAKGRIVIMAGAGIKSDNVTNIISLTGVTQCHASARVCRVFGTEEIGGAKMGNGSDNVLWVASSEEVQAIKRAMIVS
- the LOC139766250 gene encoding PF03932 family protein CutC isoform X1, whose translation is MSACYCHFEKIQLLMTGRQLEVCVDSLESAIAAAEGGADRLELCLALSEGGLTPTPGLLAGVKNRISKHVEVFCMIRPRGGPMVYSDGEAEVILNDAETLKTAGADGLVFGALDTNGTIDKKLCKRFRETAGGLPCTFHRAFDLLQNPINGLETIIELGFQRILTSGGKATALEGCNNLAQLVTAAKGRIVIMAGAGIKSDNVTNIISLTGVTQCHASARVCRVFGTEEIGGAKMGNGSDNVLWVASSEEVQAIKRAMIVS